A window from Schistosoma haematobium chromosome 1, whole genome shotgun sequence encodes these proteins:
- the MAP2K7_1 gene encoding Dual specificity mitogen-activated protein kinase kinase 7, variant 3 (EggNog:ENOG410V73Q~COG:T), with product MRHRTKPNIVMAVKQMRVSSTYEEENKRIMMDLNIVTKCFDCSYIVECYGIFFSGGDVWICMEVMSTCLDKLYHDLHRPFPEKVLGKVTVAITTALDYLKRKHNVMHRDVKPSNMLLSYQGVIKLCDFGISGILKDSIARSRQPGCTGYMAPERLNNSTYDVRADIWSLGISLLELATGSFPYTGTHIEFAIMTKIISDPPPSLPHHIPFTPAFRQFVELCLTKDHTQRPKYRSLMSTGFFVRHNKEPHDVLEWLRGLPLPHLQCLDETKTNNWDCKTPTSITSSMDYLTGTIESPESVTTLSPDISGGVSNISLDNSSDSKKASWENINNQAEVDVTLVAAPKVNSDSNEQTQFTVHKSSITSDHFVNENISPQLSSFTISEQFSVGQNPHFFRTRNTIVGQSSENFINLLEGKSNKFLSQGSSGYGSAGSDSSPGSLGSDSRPPSSTQVLDMILPNRSVNGIPPLPVFQRAKPSYTIRVNKPNKCLNNISENNVSRSNLSIRPTVSDSFSNHPSCQVSSVHSISGSDQWSTLSLSSRTTHIPTSQPVTENSVHNQLTSLIEKFEPSSNKGVGLCASTKHEKCTPLDNDSQEKGKSFGSSKMELICGRPNINKRKVVGQSRSSSVGAQLQRSPAKRWLVKPPQIIRNLQVDQNPSICAHNNTTRIRSPVIPNATSSILNPNYGTILGKNTSPQQYHHHYFYYYYDNQLDANNLNKPPSTSWVAKENISALGRNSPSYFTNSNSNSLVSNSLPTSNISPILSGRMCQRLNTHPIPRQSSLQFPSDDFRSSKAESTSLLFSGMLGSRLPMASQSTYQIISSESHGRYLNRNIFQHPLVFSNSTLRDTGTLIKKGEHPKHTHRSVSQPPKLRDWLSFETEL from the exons ATGCGACATCGTACCAAGCCTAATATAGTAATGGCAGTTAAGCAAATGCGTGTGTCATCTACGTATGAAGAGGAAAATAAGCGTATTATGATGGATCTAAATATTGTTACAAAATGTTTCGATTGCTCTTATATCGTCGAGTGCTATGGAATATTCTTCTCCGGA GGTGATGTCTGGATATGCATGGAAGTCATGTCAACCTGCTTAGATAAGCTATATCATGATCTTCATCGTCCATTTCCGGAAAAAGTATTGGGGAAAGTGACGGTTGCT ATTACCACTGCTTTGGACTATTTGAAACGGAAACATAACGTTATGCACAGAG ACGTTAAACCATCTAATATGCTTTTGAGTTACCAAGGTGTCATTAAGTTATGTGACTTCGGAATAAGTGGAATTCTTAAGGATTCTATTGCCCGTTCGCGACAGCCGGGATGCACTGGTTATATGGCTCCAGAACGTCTTAACAACTCAACATATGATGTTCGTGCTGACATTTGGTCACTTGGAATATCATTGTTGGAATTGGCAACCGGATCTTTTCCATACACTGGGACTCATATTGAGTTTGCTATTATGACTAAAATAATTTCAGATCCACCTCCATCGTTACCTCACCATATACCTTTTACCCCTGCATTCCGTCAATTCGTCGAGCTATG CTTAACAAAGGACCATACTCAGCGCCCAAAATATCGCTCATTAATGAGTACTGGATTTTTTGTTCGGCACAACAAGGAACCTCATGATGTACTAGAGTGGCTTAGGGGATTACCATTACCACACTTACAGTGTTTAGATGAAACGAAGACCAATAATTGGGATTGCAAAACTCCTACAAGCATCACATCCTCTATGGATTATTTGACTGGTACAATTGAATCTCCCGAATCAGTGACCACTCTTAGTCCAGATATTTCCGGGGGTGTGAGTAATATCTCTCTTGATAACTCTTCCGATTCAAAAAAAGCATCAtgggaaaatataaataatcaagCTGAGGTAGACGTTACACTAGTTGCAGCACCTAAAGTAAATTCCGATTCTAACGAGCAAACACAGTTCACTGTTCATAAATCTTCTATAACTTCTGACCATTttgttaatgaaaatatttcccCTCAGCTTTCATCCTTTACAATTAGTGAACAGTTTTCTGTTGGCCAAAATCCTCATTTTTTTAGGACCCGAAATACAATAGTTGGTCAGAGTTCAGAAAATTTTATTAACCTACTAGAGGGAAAGTCCAATAAGTTCCTCTCCCAGGGCTCTTCAGGTTACGGATCTGCAGGTTCTGATAGTTCTCCTGGATCTCTTGGAAGTGATAGTCGTCCACCAAGTTCCACCCAAGTTCTTGATATGATATTACCCAATAGAAGTGTTAATGGGATCCCTCCTTTACCAGTATTTCAGCGTGCCAAACCTTCGTACACTATCAGAGTCAATAAACCCAATAAATGTTTGAACAATATTTCGGAAAATAATGTTAGTCGATCTAATTTGTCAATCCGTCCCACCGTATCAGATTCATTTTCTAATCATCCTAGTTGTCAAGTCTCCTCTGTGCATTCAATAAGTGGTTCTGATCAGTGGAGTACGTTATCCCTATCATCTAGAACAACTCATATACCTACATCTCAACCTGTTACGGAAAATTCTGTTCATAATCAACTAACATCACTCATTGAAAAATTTGAACCCAGCTCGAATAAAGGAGTTGGTTTATGTGCTAGCACGAAACATGAAAAGTGTACCCCTTTAGATAATGATTCCCAAGAAAAAGGTAAAAGTTTTGGTTCTTCAAAGATGGAATTGATCTGTGGTCGTCCCAATATAAACAAACGGAAAGTAGTTGGCCAATCACGTTCCTCTTCTGTTGGTGCTCAGTTGCAGCGCTCTCCCGCTAAAAGATGGTTAGTCAAACCACCACAAATTATAAGGAATCTTCAAGTCGATCAAAATCCTTCAATATGTGCACACAATAATACTACTCGTATACGTTCGCCAGTAATTCCAAATGCTACCTCATCCATATTGAACCCGAACTATGGGACCATTTTAGGGAAGAATACATCTCCacaacaatatcatcatcattatttctattattattatgacaatCAACTCGATGCAAACAATCTAAATAAACCACCTAGTACATCATGGGTGGCCAAAGAGAATATAAGTGCTCTTGGTAGAAATTCGCCATCTTATTTTACTAATTCAAACTCCAATTCATTGGTTAGTAACTCTCTACCCACAAGCAACATATCACCCATTCTTTCAGGAAGAATGTGTCAACGATTAAATACTCATCCAATTCCAAGACAAAGCAGTTTGCAATTTCCATCTGACGATTTTAGATCTTCCAAGGCGGAGTCAACTTCACTTCTTTTCTCTGGAATGTTAGGATCACGTCTACCTATGGCTTCACAATCCACTTATCAGATTATATCTAGCGAGTCCCATGGGCGATACCTTAACCGAAACATTTTCCAACATCCACTTGTATTCAGTAACTCAACGCTAAGAGACACTGGTACATTGATAAAGAAAGGTGAACATCCTAAACATACACACAGATCAGTGTCACAACCTCCTAAATTACGAGATTGGCTATCTTTTGAAACAGAATTGTGA
- the MAP2K7_1 gene encoding Dual specificity mitogen-activated protein kinase kinase 7 (EggNog:ENOG410V73Q~COG:T) — protein MSTGFFVRHNKEPHDVLEWLRGLPLPHLQCLDETKTNNWDCKTPTSITSSMDYLTGTIESPESVTTLSPDISGGVSNISLDNSSDSKKASWENINNQAEVDVTLVAAPKVNSDSNEQTQFTVHKSSITSDHFVNENISPQLSSFTISEQFSVGQNPHFFRTRNTIVGQSSENFINLLEGKSNKFLSQGSSGYGSAGSDSSPGSLGSDSRPPSSTQVLDMILPNRSVNGIPPLPVFQRAKPSYTIRVNKPNKCLNNISENNVSRSNLSIRPTVSDSFSNHPSCQVSSVHSISGSDQWSTLSLSSRTTHIPTSQPVTENSVHNQLTSLIEKFEPSSNKGVGLCASTKHEKCTPLDNDSQEKGKSFGSSKMELICGRPNINKRKVVGQSRSSSVGAQLQRSPAKRWLVKPPQIIRNLQVDQNPSICAHNNTTRIRSPVIPNATSSILNPNYGTILGKNTSPQQYHHHYFYYYYDNQLDANNLNKPPSTSWVAKENISALGRNSPSYFTNSNSNSLVSNSLPTSNISPILSGRMCQRLNTHPIPRQSSLQFPSDDFRSSKAESTSLLFSGMLGSRLPMASQSTYQIISSESHGRYLNRNIFQHPLVFSNSTLRDTGTLIKKGEHPKHTHRSVSQPPKLRDWLSFETEL, from the coding sequence ATGAGTACTGGATTTTTTGTTCGGCACAACAAGGAACCTCATGATGTACTAGAGTGGCTTAGGGGATTACCATTACCACACTTACAGTGTTTAGATGAAACGAAGACCAATAATTGGGATTGCAAAACTCCTACAAGCATCACATCCTCTATGGATTATTTGACTGGTACAATTGAATCTCCCGAATCAGTGACCACTCTTAGTCCAGATATTTCCGGGGGTGTGAGTAATATCTCTCTTGATAACTCTTCCGATTCAAAAAAAGCATCAtgggaaaatataaataatcaagCTGAGGTAGACGTTACACTAGTTGCAGCACCTAAAGTAAATTCCGATTCTAACGAGCAAACACAGTTCACTGTTCATAAATCTTCTATAACTTCTGACCATTttgttaatgaaaatatttcccCTCAGCTTTCATCCTTTACAATTAGTGAACAGTTTTCTGTTGGCCAAAATCCTCATTTTTTTAGGACCCGAAATACAATAGTTGGTCAGAGTTCAGAAAATTTTATTAACCTACTAGAGGGAAAGTCCAATAAGTTCCTCTCCCAGGGCTCTTCAGGTTACGGATCTGCAGGTTCTGATAGTTCTCCTGGATCTCTTGGAAGTGATAGTCGTCCACCAAGTTCCACCCAAGTTCTTGATATGATATTACCCAATAGAAGTGTTAATGGGATCCCTCCTTTACCAGTATTTCAGCGTGCCAAACCTTCGTACACTATCAGAGTCAATAAACCCAATAAATGTTTGAACAATATTTCGGAAAATAATGTTAGTCGATCTAATTTGTCAATCCGTCCCACCGTATCAGATTCATTTTCTAATCATCCTAGTTGTCAAGTCTCCTCTGTGCATTCAATAAGTGGTTCTGATCAGTGGAGTACGTTATCCCTATCATCTAGAACAACTCATATACCTACATCTCAACCTGTTACGGAAAATTCTGTTCATAATCAACTAACATCACTCATTGAAAAATTTGAACCCAGCTCGAATAAAGGAGTTGGTTTATGTGCTAGCACGAAACATGAAAAGTGTACCCCTTTAGATAATGATTCCCAAGAAAAAGGTAAAAGTTTTGGTTCTTCAAAGATGGAATTGATCTGTGGTCGTCCCAATATAAACAAACGGAAAGTAGTTGGCCAATCACGTTCCTCTTCTGTTGGTGCTCAGTTGCAGCGCTCTCCCGCTAAAAGATGGTTAGTCAAACCACCACAAATTATAAGGAATCTTCAAGTCGATCAAAATCCTTCAATATGTGCACACAATAATACTACTCGTATACGTTCGCCAGTAATTCCAAATGCTACCTCATCCATATTGAACCCGAACTATGGGACCATTTTAGGGAAGAATACATCTCCacaacaatatcatcatcattatttctattattattatgacaatCAACTCGATGCAAACAATCTAAATAAACCACCTAGTACATCATGGGTGGCCAAAGAGAATATAAGTGCTCTTGGTAGAAATTCGCCATCTTATTTTACTAATTCAAACTCCAATTCATTGGTTAGTAACTCTCTACCCACAAGCAACATATCACCCATTCTTTCAGGAAGAATGTGTCAACGATTAAATACTCATCCAATTCCAAGACAAAGCAGTTTGCAATTTCCATCTGACGATTTTAGATCTTCCAAGGCGGAGTCAACTTCACTTCTTTTCTCTGGAATGTTAGGATCACGTCTACCTATGGCTTCACAATCCACTTATCAGATTATATCTAGCGAGTCCCATGGGCGATACCTTAACCGAAACATTTTCCAACATCCACTTGTATTCAGTAACTCAACGCTAAGAGACACTGGTACATTGATAAAGAAAGGTGAACATCCTAAACATACACACAGATCAGTGTCACAACCTCCTAAATTACGAGATTGGCTATCTTTTGAAACAGAATTGTGA
- the MAP2K7_1 gene encoding Dual specificity mitogen-activated protein kinase kinase 7, variant 2 (EggNog:ENOG410V73Q~COG:T), whose translation MLLSYQGVIKLCDFGISGILKDSIARSRQPGCTGYMAPERLNNSTYDVRADIWSLGISLLELATGSFPYTGTHIEFAIMTKIISDPPPSLPHHIPFTPAFRQFVELCLTKDHTQRPKYRSLMSTGFFVRHNKEPHDVLEWLRGLPLPHLQCLDETKTNNWDCKTPTSITSSMDYLTGTIESPESVTTLSPDISGGVSNISLDNSSDSKKASWENINNQAEVDVTLVAAPKVNSDSNEQTQFTVHKSSITSDHFVNENISPQLSSFTISEQFSVGQNPHFFRTRNTIVGQSSENFINLLEGKSNKFLSQGSSGYGSAGSDSSPGSLGSDSRPPSSTQVLDMILPNRSVNGIPPLPVFQRAKPSYTIRVNKPNKCLNNISENNVSRSNLSIRPTVSDSFSNHPSCQVSSVHSISGSDQWSTLSLSSRTTHIPTSQPVTENSVHNQLTSLIEKFEPSSNKGVGLCASTKHEKCTPLDNDSQEKGKSFGSSKMELICGRPNINKRKVVGQSRSSSVGAQLQRSPAKRWLVKPPQIIRNLQVDQNPSICAHNNTTRIRSPVIPNATSSILNPNYGTILGKNTSPQQYHHHYFYYYYDNQLDANNLNKPPSTSWVAKENISALGRNSPSYFTNSNSNSLVSNSLPTSNISPILSGRMCQRLNTHPIPRQSSLQFPSDDFRSSKAESTSLLFSGMLGSRLPMASQSTYQIISSESHGRYLNRNIFQHPLVFSNSTLRDTGTLIKKGEHPKHTHRSVSQPPKLRDWLSFETEL comes from the exons ATGCTTTTGAGTTACCAAGGTGTCATTAAGTTATGTGACTTCGGAATAAGTGGAATTCTTAAGGATTCTATTGCCCGTTCGCGACAGCCGGGATGCACTGGTTATATGGCTCCAGAACGTCTTAACAACTCAACATATGATGTTCGTGCTGACATTTGGTCACTTGGAATATCATTGTTGGAATTGGCAACCGGATCTTTTCCATACACTGGGACTCATATTGAGTTTGCTATTATGACTAAAATAATTTCAGATCCACCTCCATCGTTACCTCACCATATACCTTTTACCCCTGCATTCCGTCAATTCGTCGAGCTATG CTTAACAAAGGACCATACTCAGCGCCCAAAATATCGCTCATTAATGAGTACTGGATTTTTTGTTCGGCACAACAAGGAACCTCATGATGTACTAGAGTGGCTTAGGGGATTACCATTACCACACTTACAGTGTTTAGATGAAACGAAGACCAATAATTGGGATTGCAAAACTCCTACAAGCATCACATCCTCTATGGATTATTTGACTGGTACAATTGAATCTCCCGAATCAGTGACCACTCTTAGTCCAGATATTTCCGGGGGTGTGAGTAATATCTCTCTTGATAACTCTTCCGATTCAAAAAAAGCATCAtgggaaaatataaataatcaagCTGAGGTAGACGTTACACTAGTTGCAGCACCTAAAGTAAATTCCGATTCTAACGAGCAAACACAGTTCACTGTTCATAAATCTTCTATAACTTCTGACCATTttgttaatgaaaatatttcccCTCAGCTTTCATCCTTTACAATTAGTGAACAGTTTTCTGTTGGCCAAAATCCTCATTTTTTTAGGACCCGAAATACAATAGTTGGTCAGAGTTCAGAAAATTTTATTAACCTACTAGAGGGAAAGTCCAATAAGTTCCTCTCCCAGGGCTCTTCAGGTTACGGATCTGCAGGTTCTGATAGTTCTCCTGGATCTCTTGGAAGTGATAGTCGTCCACCAAGTTCCACCCAAGTTCTTGATATGATATTACCCAATAGAAGTGTTAATGGGATCCCTCCTTTACCAGTATTTCAGCGTGCCAAACCTTCGTACACTATCAGAGTCAATAAACCCAATAAATGTTTGAACAATATTTCGGAAAATAATGTTAGTCGATCTAATTTGTCAATCCGTCCCACCGTATCAGATTCATTTTCTAATCATCCTAGTTGTCAAGTCTCCTCTGTGCATTCAATAAGTGGTTCTGATCAGTGGAGTACGTTATCCCTATCATCTAGAACAACTCATATACCTACATCTCAACCTGTTACGGAAAATTCTGTTCATAATCAACTAACATCACTCATTGAAAAATTTGAACCCAGCTCGAATAAAGGAGTTGGTTTATGTGCTAGCACGAAACATGAAAAGTGTACCCCTTTAGATAATGATTCCCAAGAAAAAGGTAAAAGTTTTGGTTCTTCAAAGATGGAATTGATCTGTGGTCGTCCCAATATAAACAAACGGAAAGTAGTTGGCCAATCACGTTCCTCTTCTGTTGGTGCTCAGTTGCAGCGCTCTCCCGCTAAAAGATGGTTAGTCAAACCACCACAAATTATAAGGAATCTTCAAGTCGATCAAAATCCTTCAATATGTGCACACAATAATACTACTCGTATACGTTCGCCAGTAATTCCAAATGCTACCTCATCCATATTGAACCCGAACTATGGGACCATTTTAGGGAAGAATACATCTCCacaacaatatcatcatcattatttctattattattatgacaatCAACTCGATGCAAACAATCTAAATAAACCACCTAGTACATCATGGGTGGCCAAAGAGAATATAAGTGCTCTTGGTAGAAATTCGCCATCTTATTTTACTAATTCAAACTCCAATTCATTGGTTAGTAACTCTCTACCCACAAGCAACATATCACCCATTCTTTCAGGAAGAATGTGTCAACGATTAAATACTCATCCAATTCCAAGACAAAGCAGTTTGCAATTTCCATCTGACGATTTTAGATCTTCCAAGGCGGAGTCAACTTCACTTCTTTTCTCTGGAATGTTAGGATCACGTCTACCTATGGCTTCACAATCCACTTATCAGATTATATCTAGCGAGTCCCATGGGCGATACCTTAACCGAAACATTTTCCAACATCCACTTGTATTCAGTAACTCAACGCTAAGAGACACTGGTACATTGATAAAGAAAGGTGAACATCCTAAACATACACACAGATCAGTGTCACAACCTCCTAAATTACGAGATTGGCTATCTTTTGAAACAGAATTGTGA